The stretch of DNA gaacTTTTGAACTCACGGTCGATCGCtaagtaagcgaacgcgtaaccaatgtggcCACGAAAACCCCTCGTGGCGAACGTGTAATTTCGAGAAATTTACCTGGGGCTGTCAAGTCACTGGTCTAGGCCAACAAGCCACCAACTTTAGAAGAGCTCAGAGACAACATCCAACGCGAAACTCGTAACATTCCGGTCGAAATGTGTGGCCGAGTAGTGTTGAATCGGGTCTGATAGATCGACTACTGTAAACGGGCCTGTGGTGGTAAAATGTAGGAATTGAACTACAACCAAAATAAATTAGAACTCAATATCTCAAAAAACCTGTATtttagtcaaaaaaaaaagttgaaaagtccTTAACCAATTAACGACCAAACTGTTAAATTgttggcgttacagaaaccccaaatcaagaattattttttcccgttcttccgttttccagaaagtgacaaaaaatcgaaaaatcgccaaACTAAAAATGGCCGAAAccttcatttttatttctgtaGGAGGATCAATCCAATGgtttttcctacatcacaatatgtgttcttctatcaaagtaatactgtaaaaAAGTTCacattattttgaattttgtaaggttttgttttttcttattttatgtGAGGTTATATACTTTCCGCACATAGTGGATTTGAACCGAATTTATTGcctaataaagttatacaaaattgaatgaaattgataatAAATGATAGCTAAGAAACTAAACTAGCATTTGATACCAAAACCTTACTATATGGtagctttccaaagccatgaaataTTATCaatgttgctgttcgatttatcgaacgcttggcataaaACGGGTTAATGAAAGACCCGTTATTATAAAACGATTGTTGCGCAGAATGTCGTGAAGCCAAACATGGAAAGATTACACGATAATGACAGAGCGAGGAAAGAGGACAAAGCGCCTTCTCATACTGTGAATCTGGTTCAGAACTTGTGCCGGGTAAATTTGACCGACTTTTCAACCAAAGATGAAAGGCCTCCTAGTTCATCAGATTCAAACCCGTTGGATTACTTCGTATGATCATACATGATGTCGAAAGTAAACGAACAAAATGTACCAAAAAGATTGAAGGCGGTGTTGTTCCGAAACATATGCCGTAAATGATAAACATTCTATTACCTTTCTATTACCTTTCATTCAAAACAATAACCAATAAAATCTAAATATCTGGTGTAAGTTTGTAGAGTTTGAATTTGTATGAGAATATATTGGACACGGTGTATACAAATAAGATTCTtagcaaatggaacaaaaaatACGAGAAAACAACTGTGTCGCCTAGTTGCAAAACCGGCCAACTCCAAAAAGAATAATTTTACAGGAAGGACGATCTTCTGTTGCATCATGCCATGTTTTATCTAGTAACTGTAGAAGACCAACAAGCGGATTTTATTCATTGAAATTCGGTAAAAATGACAGAGATTACCTTCCTCGACTGCGCAATCGAAATTGAGCAAAACAAATTGAAATATGATCGAAAAACCGTTTCCACCAGAAACTAGAGTTtccaattgagctgaaactgCATTTAACACTCCGTCTAAGAATACGTAAGAAACAATTTGGGAAGTGGAGGTGACGTTTTGAGAGGACGGAACAATCCAAAAAGTTCGAGATGTGCCACCGGCTCAGTTGCGCCCGTCGGAGTGTTAATAAATAATACTGGATCTAGCTTTATAATTTCTCCTAATTTGCATGAACAAGGTTAGAATAGAATTTTTGATGATTAATGGTTCAGACGTTATTAAGCATGGAACTGAACAgaactatcataaaaacgtTACACTGATGGGGAGCTTCATGATGATACAATAGATTGACATATCAAAAGAGTGGCAGAAGAGGGGCAGAACAATTAATTCATCGTGTACCGTAGGGCTTCCAATAACGTCAGCGAGACGTATGATTCAGGATGAACAAACTGACTTAGAAATATGCTAAGACATATGACTATCTCATGTCGCTGTACAATTTCCAAAATCGCAGAAGAAACACTGAACAAATTAATAAATGGAATCAACTACGGAGAACAATTCCGATCTAATGGATCTCGACAATTGACTTAGCGTCTAGAATTGTGGGCAGCCTGGAAAATCCATTCAAACCCCCAATACTGGAATAACATAAAATGAGTTACGGAGAACGGAGATAAAGAATCCTAACAAGTAATCATACAGGTACACCATGGTGGGCTTCTCCATTTAAAAGAGGCAAAAGCAATAAGACAAACATCGATTCGTTCTCTATCGAGAGGAATTTAGAAtacaataattggaaaatcaaaaaaaaaaggtaatatTGGAAGTGCAACCTCTTGGGCATCGCTAGCCTATTGTTAGAATACTTCAAACAATACTCACTGTGCTCAGTTTCAAGCCCGTACAGTTTAATTTTATTGGCCTCGTGCTGGGCTTTCTTCTTCAAACGGCACGCCCTCGAGGCAAGTTTGTTTTTCTCTTTGCGCGTTTTGGGCCGCGCATTGAACGGAAGCTCACTCACTGGAGTCATATCGTTGATCACTCGGCCGAGCTTGTCCAGCTCCTTGCCGATGTTGTGCAACTTTTTCGGATTTGGTGTTAAGTCGTTCCCGTCGCCCTTGCGTGCCTTGCCACTGTGCTGTAAACGAAGGTTCttaagaaaatttttgaaagaaaacattTTAATTGGAATTTGATCCCCGAAACGGCGTGATGGTGACCCATGCGCCTAGAGAACTGACAGGTCACCGACAGCAAACACGGTGCAAAAGAGCTCTACAAACCTTGATTCCACGCACAGAACAGTTCGGGCTGAAGACGGGATCAGTAACTTCGTTCAACACGTGGGGATCTTCTGTTTGTGTTTTTATAACCAGCCGCTGGCCCTTCGGGCCCTTGGCTTGCACGTTGTACTGCCAGAAGTACCTCTTCGATTTCGAGCTACCGATTGACGTGGATCCTGATGCCTTGGTGGTGTCTTCTGTGTCCGAATCGtctagaaaaaaaacacagaaaagAGAATGTTACACGATAAGATTTTAGATGATAGTAGGGTCATAGTATAATTTGAAACAGAgcttatatatataattttcaataaaacCATGAGTTGGACAAAAACGAAACTAtatgagaaaattattttgcttttgaaattAAATCTCAATCAAGCTACAATGCTCCTACTGGTCGGTTCTGGGATGTTTCGACACAAGATGTTTGGAAAGCTCTCCCCTTTCGAAACACTTACGGAACTTCTCCCTCCTTCGTTTGCAAGTCGGTCCGTATCTTCGTTCCCTGGGATTCTGGTGTGATCAGGAATCCAACAGAAAATAGTGTGTGAAACTGTCTGCTACACTCAAATTCTTTGAATGACAGGATGTTATATAGTTCTATCCTCTACAGTTATGAAAACATTATTCATTAGTattaggggagccgcgggtaagacgaacagtgggggtatgatggacaggtggttaatttgtatagttgcattatgagtttcaaatttctgttgatgggaaacccttctacatgctattctataatatttaaaccatcctatgacaatgcatactgatcaaaagtggaatagagaaacaaaaaccgaaaatcaaacatgattccgcgtgtggatgtaactaacggggtgaaacggacagtcatatccataatcacatccaatgcatgatggaaagtgaagggaagaagggattgaactcttttttatattgttttctcgttttgttctatttcagttattggacgcacaaacactgggagagagtgaaattattcctctcgcgagcgataaacctctacgcttcgtatgtTATGAACCTGTCAatatccccccactacatgtctattatacccgcaccgattaAAATTATGTACTTTTCGGCatgtttcagtaaaaaacatagaaaaacacatttttattaaacatttggccagttatttcgaaaaccagtatattgaattgtaagaaactggttttaaatttttgaaaacatgagtttccaaaggtacaattgaagttttctttaacatgtccgtcttacccccacctCCACTACATCAGTTTTCAtgtggcatgataatgtgtgacgctacaTTATCATGCAGGGGTTCGAGTTTGATCCCCATTCTGTAGAGAGGATTTTTCGTGAAGCTTTCCCActaagaatacattcaaggcgcgtTATTTGACATAAGCAATCTCAAATGATAAATGACGCCAGTTAAAAATACATGCGAAGAGACGACaaaagttcctctgggaacctAGTGCAACTCAAGGAAAGAAGATATGAGTTTAATGAAGAGAGCCTAACAAGAGAGGATGCTTGGAAGGCAAAAACTTATGAAATATGGCTCTCACTCGCTCGTAGTTTCTCTTCACTGTAATGTGCCGAGGATTTATCGACATAGACATGTAGTCGTGTCTATCCTTTAGTTCGAGGACATAGTGAACGCGATGCGACGCGTGCGCGGGCTCGTTTGCGGCTAAGACAAACCAGACAGTAGGGGGTCGATTCGGACCAGTTTTCGGACCAGCTGCTGATTGGTCAATCCttaagggttgccaataatatttgaaaatacaaTTCGACATAATGTACTCATGGTATGTACTCTCACACCGGTTTTCATGATGAAGCATAACAGAATAATGCAATTTGAAATACGCAACAATTTCCCTTTACATCATCGAAATGTGATTATCCATAGAATGTATGATACGAAAACATATGTTAGGGACGTGAAAAAATAGTTTCCGAAACTTCATCTTATTTGGAAACTTGACATCTCGAATTGTTCGGCATCACTGTTGCTAGCACTTGGTTCAAGAGTAAGAGGAAGAAgtcagttgtcacgtcttgggcctgattctcgaatacacttcacgacggaaacgaaataaacggcacgccattgaactacgttttacgagttaatagaattgtcgaagataataatgagttttcaggcagaatgagcacttatcaaataaaaaatcattaatgaaaattaacttcttcgtggaggcgatctggcgtagtggtaacatccatgcctctcacgctaaaggtcacgagttcaattctcactcccgacattcttccaaaaatggaagtaaaaagtgacgaaccagccaaatgagttgaaaatcactataatacagacaaaaaaaaacttcttcgtatcaaactggtattcaatgtaagtggaaaactttgtttacttcatgtgatataataatctcatacaaaaatttcatctgaagatagtttgatattataatgataagtttagtgggaaactaatctcgtatacAGATGTcgccgtaccgttgtcatcgcggatacgtttcattccgtttccaccgcgaagtgtattcgacaatCAGGCCCCTTGTCTTAGGTTTGCGGGAAAGCTCTTTCGTTCACGAATGCGGAATTCAAATGCAAACCGCCAGGACCTGACCAAGGTGCCTAGAAGTAAATCCTAgggtgggtcaacttgctaaaaccactcttcagccatcttgaaagtctgctgtgttttgtttgtaaacaccaaccaaccaaccaaaccaacttagtgacgaaacggcctcaccttaggatgtACGCCTTGGACCTGACATAGCctgacgcgatgcgatgcggataTCAATGCGGTGAAACCGTTtgtggagtgttttgccgtCTTAGGCCGCGGTGACACTACCTGCAGCTTCTCATGAAAATGTGACTGCACGAAACGCATGCAAtcgtgagaagtaaacaactacatagaattgtattggtgtggttacattgcttcccccttgcttcgttcgaattcgtcagctttTTCGAACAAAATTCTTTGTTTCTCTTTGTcagttatcgtacaatcaaattttcgtgcatACTCCGAGCCAATGTCACCTAGGCCTTAGGTTTTGTcgcgagtgaacgcaagtgatggttgccagacgattttcataaatatcttcccaatcgaactcatcgaacgaaaataaaaattgagtttttaaattattattttacaCTATTCTAATTTACACAATGCATATTATGAAAACCACTCTTAATGTTTCTTGGTTTTATTCTAATAAGTTCTAAAAAACATGATATTACGTTAAGGACTTTACATTTACCATGTTCACAGAAAAaacgaggttgcgttactttctgtgtattagagacaggaaattgcgttacgtaggggcggaaggggtccaaaatccggatttttagcgttacgtaatttgtgcacgacgcctatgAATGCCTCGATCTGCATCctccatattttttacattattGGTCCATAAAACAGCAGTACGCTTCCGTTTTCCGCCAGAAAAGTCTTCATGAACTTTCGAAAACATTTTCATGAAATTCATTTCATAATAAACTCAACCTCAAACCGATATATCATAAACAATGCAGTGCTATCAACCCGGGCCATACAATTTCACTTCAGTTTACACATTGTCACTCAAAAATGAGCATATCGCCTTTCAATACGCTGCAAACTCGTGCAGACTGAAAATAGTGCTACTTTCTTTTCACGCTCAATAAAGAGATCACTTCACCTTCATACAGTCTCGTCTCTCTTCACGTCCATTTCTTTCATTCTTCACACCAAAGTGAATATATCAAttcgtgaaatgaaaatgaaagctttttatatcgaatgaaagtgttttATTTGGAATGAAAATGTCGTTGTATCTCGAACtgtattcactgaaactaatgaaaatgacgatgtgaaagaatgtgcagtatACTAGCAGGCGTAATCAGTTGTGGGCGCTGGTTGTAAGACTAATATGCCCTCATATGCCTCTTTCAATTCCAATTTTGTTGAAAGACGATCCGGGAAGAACCAGTTTGGAGaaatgaaatcaaatgaaaCTTTCAATTGAAACCAGTCATCGTCCTTTCACATGTGAAACTGAAAGCGACAAAAAgcccattcaaatgataatgaatagGTTACTTTCAATCGTCAAGTGAAAGCATTTGCAGCAgaacaaaaacgaaattaaagaAACGACGATGAATCGTTACTAAAAACAAGTTCACTTTTTTGCTCGGCGgtttttgatatggataattctatGTGTCAAagtattgtgtgaaattttgtgttgcaaacaaaatttcttgtgccgaaacattgaaaatattgcaGAATCATTTGGTGACTCAAATATGTCGAAAACACGAGTGTATGAACGGTATAAGACATTCAAAGAAGACCGAGAAGAGataaagagaagagaagagagggCGACCATTCACCTCTTCAACTTATTCAAACATCGACAACATAAAAGGAATGATACTCGGAATTCGTCATTAGggtttgagagagctagcccgtgaattaaatatatctcacgagaccgttcgcCATATTTCGGTTGAGAAAAATATGAGCGCATTAGAGAAGTCGCAGCACTATTAGTGCCAAAAAGCCAATCCTCTCCAAAAATTTTATCGCGATCAAGTGACTGGAGGCATACTCGAATGGTCAAATTCTGatcatccaacgcataattactggcgatAAGATTTGGCAAACGGCCAGATTTGTGGAAGGATAACACTATAATGCACCAGAtcgatcattgtgaacgaattcttgGCCAAAAATGGCACGAATGTGATTGAATAAGCACCGTACTCTACAGATATGACCACGTGTGACttttggcgtagaactacgtcttccaggaagggtaccaaatcaccGAACCGTGGTTCTTCCgtacttcactttacgatcgttcaaaatgaGATTTCTCGATTTCTGGATTCGAGGCCTCTTTTggtcttccagagcgaggtgcatctgcgctGCTTGTACGgctcattttaaattcactaaccCACCGCTAAACTGTTGTCCTCGGAGGATCAGAAGCGGACTAACATTTCGTGAcgcactgcattgattgtttaggagtttttcccatcaaaaacaatgtttgatcaaaatacgatatttcccatcttccattttctttacgaatgctcaggtagtgacacttaaacaactgtagtttgtaaACAAACGAAATGTCACTAAACTTAATACATAAGCtaatgacagatgaacctctcaaaatgaatcatgttaattttttttgtggcgccatctgttgaaaaatctcgggacttttcagcctaTGTTGTAAGTCTAGGCAGTTATCGACAAACGAAATAAGCGccttacactgataaaaatctattttcaatattacttaaTAAGCTCAATACTTCCAAGCCGTGCTGGACACTGGATTTTCGGTGAATATCGTTTTTTTACACACTGCAAAAACAAAattgcggtatatgaaaatatGCAtattgacgaagttatcgtccatttagtttttttcgatggtttatatgcatttcagtgctaAACGAGCATATTTTCGTCTCAATtaaccacttctgaaatcattcccctcctacCATCAAATGcttagtttttctaagtttttgtatGACATGATATCTAGCAGCAACACGAAACGTTTTGtgcgacatgcaactaaaagcacaaaacagccacgcgcaatcgaagaggcaaactgtcccatcgcaaagcagggaaacaaaaggaaattgaacggtgaacggcgtggatttcagttattttcttggggaatCTTTTttaatgcggtccctatctaccgcacaaaaaaggttttttttcaaattttttgttaaagctactggtgaagttttgcacgatttttttatgcggctcctatcccccgcacaaaaaaaaggtttgcctgtagcgCTTTCAAATAAAAACGGGTCCATTGTAGCTCTCATTATCGAACTTATCCGAAACAAAACTCACCTTCATCACTGGAATAGTCCTTGTACTGATCGCTATCGTCGGAGTACCCTTCGTCATGCGAAAAATCGGGCGCTTCCGGGCTAAGAATGCTACCGGTGCTCAGTGACGAAGTCGATCCTGCCTCGGCCAAGCTACCGGTTGAGAGTAAATGAGGTCGTGGCTCACGACGCTGCCACATCAATATGTCCGTTCCCACGTGAGTTGGCGCCGAAGAAGATAGTCTCGACATCGTACCTCCGCTTGTGCCACCACCACTTCCGGCACCCCCGATTCCCGAATGACTAGATCCAGCCTGAGCTTGCATGTGGTGCAACATTCGACGGCCACTGAAGCCACCAGGGCTAAGTGAGGTTCCACTCATCAGTACCGAGGAGTTTCCGGGTACCGATTGACCGAGTAGCATTCCTCCCCTATCTCCTGTGTTGCTCATCAACAGCTGCTGCAGAGTCGAATATTTCGGGTTGTACTGTACCTGTCCCGTATTGCCACTGGTATGACTATTGTTATTGGACACGCCCTGGGGATTGgccttttccttctgttcaGTTTTACCCATGTGATTGTTGTTGTTCAGAACGTTCAACTGTATTTTCTGTTGAAGCCTATTCTGTGGCGGAGGCGTCTGTGTTTGCGTGAAACCCAAGGACGGACTAGAACTGTGACTACCAGGAGAAAACGCTGCCGGTGAGTTGAAACTGTTCGAATTGTATGGCGATGTTGAAATCTGGATGTGGTCATCATAGACTTCGCATGTcgtaggaagcaaataatcaCTTGTCATTTGATGCAAATTACTTGCGGCATTCAACATCATATTGTTGTTGGAGTTTGCGTTTGCATTTGATCGCAAAATTTGTTGGGGCACACTAGGTGATAGATGGATTGCACTTCCACTTCCACTGTCACCGCTAAGATTCGATGATGGGTGACTCAATGAAGGGTTCAATAACATTAGATCCTCGTGAAGCAGGTCGGTTGCGAAAATATCCCCCAGCGTAGGGTCACTTATGAGTTCATCCTTTCCCAGCTGATAGATATCGTCTTCATCCATATGAAATTGACCCTGTTGACCGTCAATGTTGGTCACAGAAGAAACCGTTGACGAGGGAGATATAATTTGGCCAAACGTGTCAGTACTCCATATTTCTGTTCCTCCAAAGCTGCTGACATTGATGGTACCGAGTTGAATGCTGTCGCTTACGAACCCACTTTCGGAAATATTCTGCAGAGCAAAGATTGTATCCACTGGAGTCGATGCACTAAAGTTGGAATGGGCGCCCGATGATATAAAGCTAATATCTTGCAGCGTTTGTGGAGACTGAGATTGTTCAATGTCAAAAATATATTCCGAAAGATCCGTAATCATCGACCGTTGATTTGCGTTGCGCGAAGGAATTGGTACTGAGGCGGTTGTCAGAATGGGATTGTTACTTAACGCGTCCATCATGGAAATTGTGCACGGGGACGGACTGGGCGAGGCAGACTCCTGCTTAATATTATTGACGCTACTCAAGCTGGAATGTACATAGAAATCCGGAACGCTAGACAGGCCAGTATTCCCACTGTTTTTACTGTGAGCGTTGCCGGTACCACTCATATCCGAGATTCTATTGGTGTTCTCCAGTAATCGTTCGACTTTTATGTTATGCTCTGAAAATaaaacaaggaaaaataattgttaaaaTCGCTGCTAACTCAATACGCAAACTCGACAGTGATGGTGTTAAGTGTGAGGAAAACAATACATGAGATATACAAACAATACATGCACGAGGAAAACCTTGAACTTCATCATTGCGAACGTGCACGCGAAACGTTGAAGGCGTAGAAGAGAGTCCTACAGACCCATTGTATGGCAGCTCTACACCAACATTTTCATGAAAGTAAACACGTGCATTTGCCATGCGGCTGTGTTGCTCTTAATGGATTCCTTCATCTGTTTTTCTGGTTCCCTAGCCCGAGCGAAGCACTTTCGTTGTGTTTTGACTCGGAAAATGCAATCCAATCAAAATTTTTCTCCGTCAGCTGTAACCGAACAAACATATGGTTCGAATCTCTCTGACATGCGCTTCGCGACGAACAAAAGAAAAACTTGAGTCTGAGAAAATTGGTGAGGAAATGATTGAAACAGGATGCTGACAGTTTTGCTTTTATTTTAAGCACATCACACAAATATAGGTCGCGTATGAAAAGATTGATCGTACATTGTAGCCGGGGCACAAACAAGGCACCACccaattgttttgttttcatctcGAAGGTTTCCGCAAATTGCAGATGGATGTCTCATAGGCGAAAAATGTTCGTTTTTGCGACGGGATTTCCCGCAAATGAACACATCACAAGTCTGTTTCACCAAACCGTTCCATTTTGCTCCGCACATAGCAGACTCGATGAACAGCGCTCGGGATGTTCTCACCAGAAAATACAAGTTCCTGAATTGTTTCCTTCTTTCTTTCGTTCACCGTAAAAAAGCAGTCGAGCATTTTTAGAAttccatctcgaaaaaattacTCATCTTTGagggaaataaaaatttaaaatttccatCCTTGAAATGTCGAAACCATGTGGGTCCTTTcgggtgaacattgaaacagGTTATGATGATTTATTAAGTGTTCCATATTAAGCGATGACCTGCACCTATCGGTCAGATACACCCATTTCTCCCATTTTCTTTGTGGTTAACGTTGCAAGGTAAGTTAAGGTAGTAAAaaatgcccccaaaccaaatcatcagcaaatgaaaaaaaatgtacacaataAGAAATTCTGACATTTTTTTTGGATCCCTGATGCgtaaattttcagaattttcagaaCCCTGTCAGGCCCTTTAAAATCACGGAtacaataaaatgataaaatgaaaaatagaaaGATATTTTTGTACCGTGCAATGTATTTTTTGCTCCGCGCAATGTtcttaaaattcagaaaaaaaaccacaCATATTCGAAAAaggcgtagaaacacatttaaatacaaaTGAGATtggatctcaaaataaaaaaaaaaaattccaaaatttccaaatgccaaaacaaaatattttcgatgaaaaaaaaatctgacgaTATTTTTCGATACACTGTAGTAAGATgcatttgcagtatttttttcaaatcgaagCTATctataatgataaaaaaatagaaagtacgtttttcaccatagatcctagtGAACCATATAGCGATCCAAAATATtcccaaaatttcttatttggtaccctacGCAAAATTTTCCATAGAACTGATGATTCGGTTTGAGGCACCTTTTACTCCCTACCCAACGAGACGTTTTGCACCATTTTGCTTGATAGCCTGTTGCAATTTTGAAGCCAATTTCATTATTCCTCTCTTATAAAACACATCGGCTCAATCGGCAGAAAAATAATTCTCGATTGGGGCTTCAAACAGACATTGATTTTGATAAGTAGAAGTATATGTTATCTGGCATCTCAAATATACTCACCTGATGTGAATAAGAAGAGTGCAGCGGTACAATAATGATGCTACAAGCAACTCGACGAAAAACCGTTAACACCGTACCGTTAACAAGTAtaagaggaaaatattttcaaaatggcctggttcagatagcttttcatcaatacgaatgcacagtcagaagtgcaatgaagtaatactgaaatatttacttctgtttttgcattttgGTAATTCGGCATCAATTCATACAATCCGGAAAGACGTGGCATAGTTTAATGAGAAGGGGCTTCAGCTGGTCAGCTTGTTCACCAGATCGAAACCTTGTCAAGAACTCATGatgagtgatcgtacgaataattacaagcagtatgagtgatttgaagagcttaaacgtgCAGTatactctgcgtagaacgagatacacactacaaaatggcgcggCTTGGTTGAAACCACCccaaatgggttatttgaactggttGAGAACTAAAAATTATgtgctcccgtgaccgagtggttagtgtcacacc from Toxorhynchites rutilus septentrionalis strain SRP chromosome 3, ASM2978413v1, whole genome shotgun sequence encodes:
- the LOC129776189 gene encoding protein CREBRF homolog isoform X1, coding for MQNEHNIKVERLLENTNRISDMSGTGNAHSKNSGNTGLSSVPDFYVHSSLSSVNNIKQESASPSPSPCTISMMDALSNNPILTTASVPIPSRNANQRSMITDLSEYIFDIEQSQSPQTLQDISFISSGAHSNFSASTPVDTIFALQNISESGFVSDSIQLGTINVSSFGGTEIWSTDTFGQIISPSSTVSSVTNIDGQQGQFHMDEDDIYQLGKDELISDPTLGDIFATDLLHEDLMLLNPSLSHPSSNLSGDSGSGSAIHLSPSVPQQILRSNANANSNNNMMLNAASNLHQMTSDYLLPTTCEVYDDHIQISTSPYNSNSFNSPAAFSPGSHSSSPSLGFTQTQTPPPQNRLQQKIQLNVLNNNNHMGKTEQKEKANPQGVSNNNSHTSGNTGQVQYNPKYSTLQQLLMSNTGDRGGMLLGQSVPGNSSVLMSGTSLSPGGFSGRRMLHHMQAQAGSSHSGIGGAGSGGGTSGGTMSRLSSSAPTHVGTDILMWQRREPRPHLLSTGSLAEAGSTSSLSTGSILSPEAPDFSHDEGYSDDSDQYKDYSSDEDDSDTEDTTKASGSTSIGSSKSKRYFWQYNVQAKGPKGQRLVIKTQTEDPHVLNEVTDPVFSPNCSVRGIKNLRLQHSGKARKGDGNDLTPNPKKLHNIGKELDKLGRVINDMTPVSELPFNARPKTRKEKNKLASRACRLKKKAQHEANKIKLYGLETEHKRLINGLNYMKQILVTKCSQGTTENADEYNQKLDNIVKSATKIKIAGNSTEFVNKILENIKAGNSVNLDKVLEEF
- the LOC129776189 gene encoding protein CREBRF homolog isoform X2 yields the protein MQNEHNIKVERLLENTNRISDMSGTGNAHSKNSGNTGLSSVPDFYVHSSLSSVNNIKQESASPSPSPCTISMMDALSNNPILTTASVPIPSRNANQRSMITDLSEYIFDIEQSQSPQTLQDISFISSGAHSNFSASTPVDTIFALQNISESGFVSDSIQLGTINVSSFGGTEIWSTDTFGQIISPSSTVSSVTNIDGQQGQFHMDEDDIYQLGKDELISDPTLGDIFATDLLHEDLMLLNPSLSHPSSNLSGDSGSGSAIHLSPSVPQQILRSNANANSNNNMMLNAASNLHQMTSDYLLPTTCEVYDDHIQISTSPYNSNSFNSPAAFSPGSHSSSPSLGFTQTQTPPPQNRLQQKIQLNVLNNNNHMGKTEQKEKANPQGVSNNNSHTSGNTGQVQYNPKYSTLQQLLMSNTGDRGGMLLGQSVPGNSSVLMSGTSLSPGGFSGRRMLHHMQAQAGSSHSGIGGAGSGGGTSGGTMSRLSSSAPTHVGTDILMWQRREPRPHLLSTGSLAEAGSTSSLSTGSILSPEAPDFSHDEGYSDDSDQYKDYSSDEDDSDTEDTTKASGSTSIGSSKSKRYFWQYNVQAKGPKGQRLVIKTQTEDPHVLNEVTDPVFSPNCSVRGIKHSGKARKGDGNDLTPNPKKLHNIGKELDKLGRVINDMTPVSELPFNARPKTRKEKNKLASRACRLKKKAQHEANKIKLYGLETEHKRLINGLNYMKQILVTKCSQGTTENADEYNQKLDNIVKSATKIKIAGNSTEFVNKILENIKAGNSVNLDKVLEEF
- the LOC129776189 gene encoding uncharacterized protein LOC129776189 isoform X3, translating into MSGTGNAHSKNSGNTGLSSVPDFYVHSSLSSVNNIKQESASPSPSPCTISMMDALSNNPILTTASVPIPSRNANQRSMITDLSEYIFDIEQSQSPQTLQDISFISSGAHSNFSASTPVDTIFALQNISESGFVSDSIQLGTINVSSFGGTEIWSTDTFGQIISPSSTVSSVTNIDGQQGQFHMDEDDIYQLGKDELISDPTLGDIFATDLLHEDLMLLNPSLSHPSSNLSGDSGSGSAIHLSPSVPQQILRSNANANSNNNMMLNAASNLHQMTSDYLLPTTCEVYDDHIQISTSPYNSNSFNSPAAFSPGSHSSSPSLGFTQTQTPPPQNRLQQKIQLNVLNNNNHMGKTEQKEKANPQGVSNNNSHTSGNTGQVQYNPKYSTLQQLLMSNTGDRGGMLLGQSVPGNSSVLMSGTSLSPGGFSGRRMLHHMQAQAGSSHSGIGGAGSGGGTSGGTMSRLSSSAPTHVGTDILMWQRREPRPHLLSTGSLAEAGSTSSLSTGSILSPEAPDFSHDEGYSDDSDQYKDYSSDEDDSDTEDTTKASGSTSIGSSKSKRYFWQYNVQAKGPKGQRLVIKTQTEDPHVLNEVTDPVFSPNCSVRGIKNLRLQHSGKARKGDGNDLTPNPKKLHNIGKELDKLGRVINDMTPVSELPFNARPKTRKEKNKLASRACRLKKKAQHEANKIKLYGLETEHKRLINGLNYMKQILVTKCSQGTTENADEYNQKLDNIVKSATKIKIAGNSTEFVNKILENIKAGNSVNLDKVLEEF